The following coding sequences lie in one Halorussus vallis genomic window:
- a CDS encoding xanthine dehydrogenase family protein molybdopterin-binding subunit has product MSGTQSPPEADVEERAGEAEFTGRGLERVEDHRILTGRAEYVHDVAPENCLHMALVRSMHAHADIVDIDVSAALEVPGCEAVLTAEDIKERYNPMPCGLNGFEEWSLADGKVRYVGEPVAAVVATDRYVAEDAVDAVVVDYETRDCVVDPRGALEDDVVVHEEFGSNVADREELVFGDVEGAFEDADRVVESSYSWGRISGVPLETAGVVAQYDDDADSFDIDCNIQLHTLVDDTVYETLGYGPDDVHLNVPADVGGSFGTKIAIHRYCCLAAMASQQLERPVKFVEDRIENLQGGDMHSSEREYEVKLAVDDDGTIRGLDVWFVDDFGAWPRYPVNQVLKPLSVVSNAYDIQDVRYEYELVLTNKTSQTAYRGFGVPSHIYALEMIVEEAARELGMDPDELRRRNLIAPDQMPYELPTKNIYDSGDFPEAFEEIQRIVDEHERCEGGLLDPEVVAAKREEGKYRGVRPTVHIEPGVSGSDWTDRQRSDRAELDDRDRDDVAELPEHLRAEVLADGTVKAYIATDTSGQGHQTLVSQLLADELGVLPSDIEVGYLDSVEAPTEYGTAASRMAVMLSGATAGLGRTLVENLEALAAREWDCGVAEVAYRDGRVERVDTGESLSLADLANRDADGEFVRASYDYEHPASQLEEFDEALSRKFPVYPTAAFAANAPIVEVDAKTGEVDILKFYSLRDCGTQLNPTIVEGQAHGGIAQGVGAALQEEFGYDDAGQPQAITLFDYKLPSIENVPEIKLEHTETPSPFTETGAKGTGEGGMIDGPAAIAASINAALEPLDVTVDQIPFTPNRVRERIRNSSVER; this is encoded by the coding sequence ATGTCGGGCACGCAGTCGCCGCCCGAGGCCGACGTCGAGGAGCGCGCCGGCGAAGCCGAGTTCACCGGCCGTGGACTCGAACGGGTCGAGGACCACCGCATCCTGACCGGGCGAGCGGAGTACGTCCACGACGTCGCCCCGGAGAACTGCCTCCACATGGCGCTCGTCCGGAGCATGCACGCCCACGCCGACATCGTCGACATCGACGTCTCCGCCGCGCTGGAAGTTCCGGGCTGTGAGGCGGTGCTGACCGCCGAGGACATAAAGGAGCGGTACAACCCGATGCCCTGCGGCCTCAACGGCTTCGAGGAGTGGTCGCTGGCCGACGGGAAGGTCCGGTACGTCGGCGAACCGGTCGCGGCCGTGGTCGCGACCGACCGGTACGTCGCGGAGGACGCGGTTGACGCCGTCGTCGTCGACTACGAAACGCGCGACTGCGTCGTCGACCCCCGGGGGGCGCTGGAGGACGACGTCGTCGTCCACGAGGAGTTCGGTTCGAACGTCGCCGACCGCGAGGAACTCGTCTTCGGCGACGTCGAGGGCGCGTTCGAGGACGCCGACCGCGTCGTCGAGTCCTCGTACTCGTGGGGCCGCATCTCGGGCGTCCCGCTCGAAACCGCGGGCGTCGTCGCGCAGTACGACGACGACGCCGACTCCTTCGACATTGACTGCAACATCCAATTGCACACGCTGGTCGACGACACCGTCTACGAGACGCTGGGCTACGGACCCGACGACGTCCACCTCAACGTGCCCGCCGACGTCGGCGGGAGTTTCGGCACCAAGATCGCCATCCACCGCTACTGCTGTCTCGCCGCGATGGCGAGCCAACAACTCGAACGACCGGTGAAGTTCGTCGAGGACCGCATCGAGAACCTCCAGGGCGGGGACATGCACTCCTCCGAGCGCGAGTACGAGGTGAAACTCGCGGTCGACGACGACGGGACGATCCGCGGCCTCGACGTCTGGTTCGTCGACGACTTCGGGGCGTGGCCGCGCTACCCCGTCAACCAGGTGCTCAAACCGCTGTCGGTGGTTTCGAACGCCTACGACATCCAGGACGTCCGCTACGAGTACGAGCTGGTGTTGACGAACAAGACCAGCCAGACCGCCTACCGCGGGTTCGGCGTCCCTTCCCACATCTACGCGCTGGAGATGATCGTCGAGGAGGCCGCCCGCGAACTCGGGATGGACCCCGACGAACTCCGGCGGCGCAACCTCATCGCGCCCGACCAGATGCCCTACGAACTCCCGACGAAGAACATCTACGACTCCGGCGACTTCCCCGAGGCGTTCGAGGAGATCCAGCGAATCGTCGACGAGCACGAGCGGTGCGAGGGCGGCCTGCTCGACCCCGAGGTCGTCGCGGCCAAGCGCGAGGAGGGCAAGTACCGCGGCGTCCGACCCACGGTCCACATCGAACCGGGCGTCAGCGGGTCGGACTGGACCGACCGCCAGCGCTCCGACCGGGCGGAACTCGACGACCGCGACCGCGACGACGTGGCCGAACTCCCCGAACACCTCCGGGCGGAGGTCCTGGCCGACGGGACGGTCAAGGCCTACATCGCGACCGACACCTCCGGGCAGGGCCACCAGACGCTCGTGAGCCAGTTGCTCGCCGACGAACTCGGCGTCCTGCCGAGCGACATCGAGGTCGGCTACCTCGACAGCGTCGAGGCCCCGACCGAGTACGGCACCGCCGCCTCCCGGATGGCGGTGATGCTCTCGGGCGCGACAGCGGGCCTCGGCCGCACGCTGGTCGAGAACCTCGAGGCGCTGGCCGCCCGCGAGTGGGACTGCGGCGTCGCGGAGGTGGCCTACCGCGATGGGCGAGTCGAACGCGTCGACACCGGCGAGTCGCTCTCGCTCGCCGACCTCGCCAACCGCGACGCCGACGGCGAGTTCGTCCGCGCGAGCTACGACTACGAGCACCCCGCCTCCCAGTTGGAGGAGTTCGACGAGGCGCTCTCGCGGAAGTTCCCGGTGTACCCGACCGCGGCGTTCGCCGCCAACGCGCCTATCGTGGAGGTCGACGCGAAGACCGGCGAGGTCGACATCCTGAAGTTCTACTCGCTGCGCGACTGCGGCACCCAACTCAACCCGACCATCGTCGAGGGCCAGGCCCACGGCGGCATCGCGCAGGGCGTCGGTGCGGCGCTCCAGGAGGAGTTCGGCTACGACGACGCGGGCCAGCCCCAGGCCATCACGCTGTTCGACTACAAACTCCCCTCCATCGAGAACGTCCCCGAAATCAAACTCGAACACACCGAGACGCCCTCGCCGTTCACCGAGACGGGCGCGAAGGGCACCGGCGAGGGTGGGATGATAGACGGTCCGGCGGCAATCGCGGCGTCGATCAACGCTGCGCTCGAACCGCTCGACGTCACCGTCGACCAGATTCCGTTCACGCCGAACCGGGTGCGCGAGCGCATCCGGAACTCGTCGGTCGAACGGTAG
- a CDS encoding CoxG family protein, which produces MLEFEGDFESDLPRDELWKYFTDPDVLAECAPGCDTIKMQSPHELTATIAVGVGSVKPTFDVDAVVTAADEPELLEMQADGNASRNAFDLVAEMALVELDAGGTRVDWAARAEVSGMIASLGQRALGSVSNKLVTDFFEDLEEKAREGEPAESKLEAAPQAEASLE; this is translated from the coding sequence ATGTTAGAATTTGAAGGCGATTTCGAATCCGACCTGCCGAGAGACGAACTGTGGAAGTACTTCACCGACCCGGACGTGCTCGCGGAATGCGCGCCGGGGTGTGACACCATCAAGATGCAATCACCGCACGAACTCACCGCGACCATCGCGGTGGGCGTCGGAAGCGTCAAGCCCACCTTCGACGTCGACGCCGTGGTCACCGCGGCCGACGAACCCGAACTGCTGGAGATGCAGGCCGACGGCAACGCCTCGCGCAACGCCTTCGACCTCGTCGCCGAGATGGCGCTGGTCGAACTCGACGCCGGCGGAACGCGCGTCGACTGGGCCGCCCGGGCCGAGGTATCGGGCATGATCGCCAGCCTGGGCCAGCGCGCGCTCGGGAGCGTCTCGAACAAACTCGTCACCGACTTCTTCGAGGATTTAGAGGAGAAGGCCCGCGAGGGCGAACCCGCCGAGTCGAAACTCGAAGCGGCCCCGCAGGCCGAAGCGTCCCTCGAATAA
- a CDS encoding FAD binding domain-containing protein: protein MKPAPFEYHRPTSVSEVASLLTEHHDAELMAGNQSLGIVMANRLATPDHIIDLNRVEDLDYVNVGEDEIEIGAMTTHRTLERSAELAERVRMLPEAAEQIAGPSVRNRGTLGGSIGEADPAGNYPAALLALDATLTLRSADDSRTVPVDDYFIAYMFTDLREDEIIESAAIPTEPFPPERTGMAFLELKPAAQTWPTVSAGTAVRVDDPDADDPVIEEARVALANAADVPLRVPDAEEALEGEPLTEETLDAAAAAATEAADPEAEMHADEEFKVEVAGEYAKRSLETSYRRATDT, encoded by the coding sequence ATGAAACCCGCGCCGTTCGAGTATCACCGACCGACCTCCGTCTCGGAGGTCGCGTCGCTGCTCACCGAACACCACGACGCCGAACTGATGGCGGGCAACCAGTCGCTCGGCATCGTGATGGCGAACCGACTGGCGACGCCCGACCACATCATCGACCTCAACCGAGTCGAGGACCTCGACTACGTCAACGTGGGGGAGGACGAGATCGAGATCGGCGCGATGACGACCCACCGGACCCTCGAGCGCTCGGCGGAACTCGCCGAGCGCGTCCGGATGCTCCCTGAGGCCGCCGAACAGATCGCCGGCCCGAGCGTCCGCAACCGCGGGACGCTCGGTGGGAGCATCGGCGAGGCCGACCCGGCGGGCAACTACCCCGCGGCGCTCCTCGCGCTCGACGCGACGCTGACGCTCCGTTCGGCCGACGACTCTCGGACGGTCCCGGTGGACGATTACTTCATCGCGTACATGTTCACCGACCTCCGTGAGGACGAGATCATCGAGAGCGCCGCGATACCGACCGAACCCTTCCCGCCGGAGCGGACCGGGATGGCGTTCCTCGAACTCAAGCCCGCCGCACAGACCTGGCCCACCGTGAGCGCGGGCACGGCCGTCCGGGTCGACGACCCCGACGCCGACGACCCCGTAATCGAGGAAGCGCGGGTCGCGCTGGCGAACGCCGCCGACGTACCCCTGCGCGTCCCCGACGCCGAGGAGGCCCTCGAAGGCGAACCGCTCACCGAGGAGACGCTCGACGCGGCCGCCGCGGCCGCGACCGAGGCGGCCGACCCCGAGGCCGAGATGCACGCCGACGAGGAGTTCAAGGTCGAAGTGGCCGGCGAGTACGCGAAGCGCTCGCTCGAAACGTCCTACAGGCGCGCGACCGACACGTAA
- a CDS encoding cyclase family protein, with protein MLEGYEMYDLTQPWSQDTPAWPTYDNPKVWYEKSLDTEKVNGQKIEFMNHTGTHLDGEKHFVANGRDIESMSLDELVGDAVIADISDEVGAYDVYTSEMIEDAVDVQEGDILFIHTGFQKYAWHREEADPHAFFCKHPGPNQEFADWVKEKNLNYLILDCGSADHPMNTVVRDVRPELAEEAADHLGVDDLDEVFPPEGYQLMHTELFPEGIVHVENAQVPEELLNERVQIGTFPWRFRGGESSVCRCVAFKEQ; from the coding sequence ATGTTAGAAGGCTACGAGATGTACGATCTGACCCAGCCGTGGTCGCAGGACACGCCCGCATGGCCGACGTACGACAACCCGAAGGTGTGGTACGAAAAGAGCCTGGACACCGAGAAGGTCAACGGACAGAAGATAGAGTTCATGAACCACACCGGCACGCACTTGGACGGCGAGAAGCACTTCGTCGCCAACGGCCGGGACATCGAGTCGATGAGCCTCGACGAGTTGGTCGGCGACGCGGTCATCGCCGACATCTCCGACGAGGTCGGAGCGTACGACGTCTACACCAGCGAGATGATCGAGGACGCCGTCGACGTTCAGGAGGGCGACATCCTGTTCATCCACACCGGCTTCCAGAAGTACGCCTGGCACCGCGAGGAGGCCGACCCTCACGCGTTCTTCTGCAAACACCCCGGGCCGAACCAGGAGTTCGCCGACTGGGTCAAGGAGAAGAACCTGAACTACCTCATCCTCGACTGCGGGAGCGCCGACCACCCGATGAACACGGTGGTCCGGGACGTCCGCCCCGAACTCGCCGAGGAGGCGGCGGACCACCTCGGCGTCGACGACCTGGACGAGGTCTTCCCGCCGGAGGGCTACCAACTGATGCACACCGAACTGTTCCCGGAGGGCATCGTCCACGTCGAGAACGCTCAGGTGCCCGAGGAACTGCTGAACGAGCGTGTCCAGATCGGCACCTTCCCGTGGCGGTTCCGCGGGGGCGAGTCGTCGGTCTGCCGGTGCGTCGCGTTCAAAGAACAGTAG
- a CDS encoding uracil-xanthine permease family protein gives MSEHGHTDDVEVPPQPPGEESGEDIVEYDIEDKPPAGEAVPLGFQHLLAMFLSTTALPLVIARAIGLGTGDTMFILQMALLVAGVATVVQAYPIGPVGARLPIVMGTSAIFVAPLIDIGNQFGLAAIFGAAILAAPVEILLGHFIDDIRDLFPPLVTGVVVMLVGLTLIPVAMDYAAGGPGAETYGNLENVGLAGLVFVVALGLNQFFDGFLRMASILVAVVVGYLVAIPLGMLDFARVGTAGWVSVPIPLQYGVEFHPSAVLVVAFAYVITAMETIGDISGTTEVVGRDPESEELKGGLIADGVMSGVAAVFNAFPNTSFSQNVGLISFTGVASRYVVGICGVLLVVLGFVPKVAAVISAMPNPVLGGAAIVMFGMIFSVGVRIVARRVALTQRNLTIIATAIVLGLGVEVRPEILGQVPENLRLLVGSGLITGGVTALVLNAVLPGESTVPTETDAETEEPEVVEPTGE, from the coding sequence ATGAGTGAACATGGCCATACGGACGACGTCGAGGTACCGCCTCAGCCGCCGGGCGAGGAGTCCGGCGAGGACATCGTCGAGTACGACATCGAAGACAAGCCGCCGGCTGGCGAGGCGGTTCCGTTGGGGTTCCAGCACCTGCTGGCGATGTTCCTGTCGACCACCGCGCTCCCGCTGGTCATCGCCCGAGCGATCGGCCTCGGCACCGGCGATACGATGTTCATCCTGCAGATGGCGCTGCTGGTCGCCGGGGTCGCCACCGTCGTCCAGGCGTACCCGATCGGGCCGGTCGGGGCGCGCCTCCCAATCGTCATGGGGACCAGCGCCATCTTCGTCGCGCCGCTGATCGACATCGGCAACCAGTTCGGCCTCGCGGCCATCTTCGGCGCGGCGATTCTGGCCGCGCCGGTCGAGATACTGCTCGGCCACTTCATCGACGATATCCGCGACCTGTTCCCGCCGCTGGTGACCGGCGTCGTGGTGATGCTCGTCGGACTCACGCTGATACCGGTGGCGATGGACTACGCCGCCGGCGGGCCGGGCGCGGAGACGTACGGGAACTTAGAGAACGTCGGGCTCGCGGGGCTGGTGTTCGTCGTCGCGCTCGGACTGAACCAGTTCTTCGACGGGTTCCTGCGGATGGCGAGCATCCTCGTCGCCGTCGTCGTCGGCTACCTGGTGGCGATTCCGCTGGGGATGCTCGACTTCGCCCGCGTCGGCACCGCCGGCTGGGTGTCGGTACCGATTCCGCTCCAGTACGGCGTCGAGTTCCACCCGAGCGCGGTGCTCGTGGTCGCGTTCGCCTACGTCATCACCGCGATGGAGACCATCGGCGACATCTCGGGCACGACCGAGGTGGTGGGCCGAGACCCCGAATCGGAGGAACTCAAGGGCGGGCTCATCGCCGACGGGGTGATGAGCGGCGTCGCGGCGGTGTTCAACGCGTTCCCGAACACCTCGTTCTCCCAGAACGTCGGGCTCATCAGCTTCACGGGCGTCGCGAGCCGCTACGTCGTGGGCATCTGCGGCGTGCTGCTCGTCGTGCTCGGCTTCGTCCCGAAGGTGGCCGCCGTCATCTCGGCGATGCCGAACCCGGTGCTGGGCGGCGCGGCCATCGTGATGTTCGGGATGATCTTCTCGGTCGGCGTCCGCATCGTCGCCCGCCGAGTCGCGCTGACCCAGCGCAACCTCACCATCATCGCCACCGCCATCGTGCTGGGCCTCGGCGTCGAGGTCCGCCCGGAGATTCTCGGACAGGTCCCCGAGAACCTCCGGCTCCTCGTCGGCTCCGGGCTGATCACGGGCGGGGTCACCGCCCTGGTTCTGAACGCGGTGCTCCCTGGCGAGAGTACGGTCCCGACGGAGACGGACGCGGAAACCGAAGAGCCGGAGGTCGTCGAGCCGACCGGCGAGTGA